ATGAATACGCCCCTGCTGATCCACGTCCTAGGAAGAAATGGATAAGAAATCTCTGATGGAGGAAGTGACCGTACAGATGGGAAACTCCCTGAAGACTAATGGGGAATTCCAATGCAAAAGAGAGCAGTGGAAATCCACTAATCTATTATAGCTGATGGAAAGTTCATAACAATGTAACATGTCATACATTATTGATCCTAATGAAGCCATTCAAAATGTCCCTCGATACCTGCATGCACTGGTTTGTGATAATGAGGAGACACGTAACACATTACCAGGCTGTATTCTCTAACCTCTGGAGTCGACAAGGAGAAAGAGGCTAGGTCAGTAaagtaacgagagagagagagaagagaatagaagagagaaaaagagagagagaatgagagagaagaaaagagaatatataaaagagagagacagagagcacactATCTCTGGCTGACAAACAACAGATAttggtttgtctctctctctccccttctctccttctttcttttttctctctctctcagtctctatctctctctcactctctccccccctctctctctgtgggcctctctctctgactccctgtctgtccctcccatGCCACCTCATCACAACCAGCAGGAACAAAGCAGCGATCCTCTCTGTCACTGCaaacctctccttcctctgtcatCGTCAACAGCCTCACACAGCATGGGGCTATTAAAATGATAACTACGCTCTGTAGTCACTAATAATGGATGTGTTTGGGTGAAATGGAGGTCAGCTAAAACCACCCAGTCATCCTGCAGCTGTCTGCAGCCCAATAATCCATTGAGGAATTCATAATGCCAACGGCCTATTCCCCAATTCTCCCTGGAGATATTCACATATAACAATGATTAAGGAACGGTTGCCTTTGTAGCAATCTCAGTGGACTCCCCATGTGAATAGATTTTTAATATCATGATCTGAAGGTATGAGCCTCAGTACAATAACTCCTGCATTCATGTGGCATGTGGCCATGTGAGCTTTACATAGTGACTCAGGGAACCCAACCATGGAAGGAAGGAGTGGTGAGGTTCACTGAAGGAAGGGTGGTGAACAGAGGAGGCTGGGGGGAGGAGCCATAGGAGGACAGTCTCATTGTACCGGCAGGAATGACATTAATGGAACgctatcaaacatatggaaaccatgtttgattccgttccatttattccattccagccaatacaatgaacccatcctcctatagctcctcacaCCAGCCTGCTCTGATAGCGACagagggatgatggagggatgacagaggaaagagaaacagaaaacaactataaAGAGATCGACTTGGGCATCaggcagtctgtctctctgactcgaCAAAGTCCTCCAGTACGTCACAATGTCTGTCAATGCCATATATCAGCAAGCCAATTATCCTCACACTAACATCCACAGTCAATAGCATTCTATGGTTGCATCtgaagtggcaccctattccctatgtagtgcattgctttgaacagggctctggtcaaagtagtggagtgccattttggacataACCTATGACCCTCTACGATCCCCCTGTCAGGACCAACCATTACATCCACTGTGCCCTGCATAGGCTATTACGCTGAGTCTGGAGAGTAAATGAGCTTTCCCTCTTTAGAAGTGAGATATTGTTCTACTCTTTTGCATTATTTTCTGTCCCTCTAGCAGGAAGGAGCAGCGGCTGTTTCTTTAAGGATCGATATTGTATTGCAGTGAGAGATGTGTTGAGGTAAAATGGGTCAAACGTTGTGCTGAATGCATTATTAAGTCTTAGACTTGGATGTATTGGTCACCTTTATTTCTCCAGTGTGTTGTTCCCGCTCTGTTGAGAGACAGGGAAGGTTAGTGGTTTAATTGACTGAGGGTGCAGCACTCTAAGTACGACCAACAGGACGGCGGGCTGGACTGCCCTCTTGTGGACAATCTATCCCACTGCAACCAATGGAATGTAGGTCCTGTTTGAATACTTAAAATTGccttcttcctcccttccttgaaTTCACTTATTATGCTTGGTGCTTATGCACCAATTGATCATATATTTTATGAGGGAGGAAGGATTGCATGTTAAAGGTTGAATTTGATTATTAGCAGTAGAGGCTTTGCTTCTTCATAACAGGTTTGTCATGAAAATAATTTGTTTGTTGACTTAGGTAGCCATGGTTATAAAGTCCTCCTATTCACTGCTGATATGATTCATTTGCATAGCTGTAGATATTGACGTCTCCATGGAAACGGAAGGGAATAACGTTATCCACTTTGGCAGCCTCTGACCACATCTATTTTAACACGGAGGGATGGTCATTAAACATCAATAAATACATGAAAACAAAGTGACTAGAGACCCTGAATCTGCTTGATCCACTCTATGACTTCTGCTTTATCCCAGCCCCTCCGAAAGACACGTATAGGCCTACAGGTTgaagaggttggagcagggggctgCCACACTGAGCACCCATGGAGCGGTTGCTGTGGATTTCTCAATAGCACAACGGAAGacaatggcatctaggatttgataccagcaaTCTTCCCGGTACGCTAGCTCACTTCCCGACAGATTTTTCATGTCAGACCCGGGATTCGAACTGTCAAATCTCTAGCTCGCCTTTCAAAACCTGCTAACAACTAAGCTATTTGACGCCCCACCTAGTAGTAATGGTTGATATTCCTCAAAAATGTAGACACAATACTATTCACTAAATCATAGCACATCCCTCTAAGGCTGACTAAGGATCTGATCCTTTTTTTTCCCcccgcctaaaatgacatacccaaatctaactgcctgtagctcaggacctgaagcaaagaCATGCacattcttgataccatttaaaaggggtgggggggggggagtggCGGGACACCTATCTCATAGAGGTTAAAGCTGACTCCACTATGTCTCTGTGTAACGCTTGATGTGAACATGCATTTCATCTCCACACTCACTGCCTTTTAGAGTGAAAGCATTTTCTGTTTAGCCTAATTAATTAAAACCATGGAAACGTTCAATATTAATCTCCTCAGCGCTCTGAAATCTAACTGCAGTCATAATCTTATACAGACTAATGCTAATTAAAGTTCCTTCAAGGTTATCTCTAAACAGGCCAACTGGGATCACCAACAGCTTAGTTCTTTATTGTGGAAATAATATCATTGAGTGGTCACAGACTTGCAACTCCCCTAGAGTTAGAGGTAGAAGAGATGACTCTATTTGAGGTCGAATGGGAGCACAGTGCCTTCTTTTGTATTCTCATGAGCTCATATTACACTTTACCACATGGGGGCGCTAATGGACCATAGAAGATATACGTTGTATTAAAAATCCTCAGGCATGCTGGCCTCCTAGTTCTCTTGCCAGACTAGACACAGCTGGTAAATACATAAATATGTTTAAAAGCCTTCAGTATTGATAGAAAGAGGAAATGTATTCATCTACCAAAGCCTACATTGACTGGTGGATTATGTCTCTGATTTTCCTGAAATGCATCATCCATGAATCACAGCTAGACTTAGAGTTAGAAACATGTATTAAAGTGGCACTTGACAATGATACAATAATACACAATACTTAAACACATTGTGGAAAGCTCCAACTGAGTTTTGAGACACTGAAAACAATCATGGTCAAACACGGTACATGTCTATAATACATTGCATCATCAATACACATGTATAAAATAATCATTGTAAAAAACAATTTAAGTACAGTGGATAACCCCAAACCTAACTATGCATCACAAAACCCTCATTCGCATTGGTGTgtactgttactttttatttggccaacatttttttaaaagtcCGTATCAGTTGGAAGCTTCTGTGTTTATAGTCTCAACTCTGAACATGTTTCAACTCAGAAAAATCATTCACCTGTGACATCATGTCTAAACTTGTCATGGCCGGGGCTATGCTTTATGGGATAGGTGGATAAGGGTATATGGGGGAAGGTTAATGAGGTATAACAACATATCCATAGatagtacagtatacaacatTCAGAGCTCAGTTCTGACCCTGTTAGCAGTTTGAATTCAAACCCAAACAGAAGTTTACCTGGTCCTTCAGGAGACCAGTGTAACAGAGAACAACTACCAGCTGCTCCTTACTGAATGTAACTAAGCAAAACATTTTCCTATCCCCCATTTAGTAAGTTTGCTGTGCTCTTGTCTTCTCTTTGGTATGCCCCGAGTGCTTGAATACCTTAACTGGGAGGAATTTGCTTCAGCAGAGAGCAGTGGAGCTGCCAGGCTTGTGGCTACAAGCACACAGTTAATTGCATCACATCCGCAAGAGTGATCCAGCTGGGTGTGTGTAGCTATGTGGCTGTGTACTCTTTaggtttctctctcccctccctccctccctccctccctccctccctccctccctccctctcattctctctctcctcctcctctcggtGAGTCTCTAGGTGAGTCAAAAACAGCCCTGAATCAGGAAGTAGGATGCCGTGACAGACATTAGTAGGCAGAAGGAAATGGGCACCACCACCACACAATGTCACTATGTCTGCTGCTGCTCCTGTCCATGGTAACACAaggacgagagggaggagaggccaCAGGGAAATGACCCCATCGTCGATCATGTTGCTGCTGGCTCTGACAGCCTGCCTGGCGGGGACTGGTAGGTGTGGACTGTGGATAGTAAAGATGATTTGCCCTTACTGCTCATTGGAAACAGAGCTTTCATGGCTTTCTCTACTCTCCCACTTTCATTACTTGTCTGTTTTCTATTGGTGTCCTTCCTGTTCTTCTTCTTTTTCCCAGTTTGCCTGAGAATGTAATAGTCTGCTGAAATGTGGTTGATATTGGCGGGTGGTGGCTGCTGAAATATGTGTGGACACGTTTTATGAAGAGATAGTGAAAGTTCTAGGCCTTTTGACTACATGGTATTCTATCCAGTAGGTCTCACACACTGTACCTGAGTAATGGCTGCTGTATGGTTACATGTGCCTTTGAGTGGCTTCACAATGCTTTCTGAAGTTGAATATTTGAATAGCTCTCCGAGAGCTTGTTCACTTCTATTCAAACGGATGTTATTGTCTTTGTACATCCCTGTCACATGTCAGTTGATGTTCCTGTTTCATTTCAAAAGATCCATCTCCACCAAAAGAACGAGAACATTGTGTTTTGTCAGTAGGAGAACCATTAACAGAACATTTTTCGCAATGGCATTACCCAGGTTCTAATGGCACAGTTTGTTCCCTCTGTGGTGCACGTTATCTCCATCTGTGTGATACTTCTTTTGAGTTGAAAGAGTCATAGAGTCTACTGCCAGTATATGTGCCTTGCCTTTATCACTGTATCCACTGGCTGGTAACCAAGGGATACGTTCATTTGAAAGGGTTTTTAATGCCATGTCCATGTCTCCTCAACACATTCATTTTGAATTACACTGTACATGCCCAAAcatttacagtaagatgtgtctGTGATGGTCCTTGGAATGTCCGGGGTTAACCTACACAaagaaaggtgctatctagaacctaaaagggttatcaggctgtccccataggagaaccctttgaagaaccctttttggttccaagtagaacacttttggttccagctacagagggttctacatggacccCAAAGGGGTActacctgtaaccaaaaagggttctacctgaaaccaaaaagggtttgcctatggggacagctgaagaacgcttttggaacccttttttgtaGGAGTGTATGATACATAGGCCCATTTAGTTAAACATGATTAAGGTCACAGCTCTCAACCAGGTACACTACTGACAGGCCCAAACTGATTCACATCCAAAGATCTGATGACTGTTTAAACTCATTTTTCTGGGAAACAGTATCACACTGTCTGACACAGTGTAGTTTGCACATAGTGGAGTCTTTCGTGGGTTTTCTATGAATCCCCAATATTCTAAATTGCATAAAACAAGGGTGATGACTTCTTTCCTGGCCAAGTGACCCGGGAAAACTCTTGGCTCTCGTTATACCGTAGGCTTGAGGTCAGGTGGTGTTATAATGAAAACCCCCTGGCCCTATGTTGCTTAACCATGGACTCTTTCATTCATTGCAGTGTTCTGCCAGGGTGAAGAGGACACAAGTACTGTtgaagaaacacaaacagaaAGTTATGCCGGGTTCTCAGGTGAGCTTTAGCTGTTATCTGCTCCCCCCATGCGCATGCTCCTCCAACACAACCTGGTGGCAATAGCTCATAACTGTCCCTGGTGGCAATAGCTCATAACTGTCCCTGGTGGCAATAGCTCATAACTGTCCCTGGTGGCAATAGCTCATAACTGTCCCTGGTGACAATAGCTCATAACTGTCCCTGGTGGCAATAGCTCATAACTGTCCCTGGTGACAATAGCTCATAACTGTCCCTGGTGGCAATAGCTCATAACTGTCCCTGGTGACAATAGCTCATAACTGTCCCTGGTGGCAATAGCTCATAACTGTCCCTGGTGACAATAGCTCATAACTGTCCCTGGTGGCAATAGCTCATAACTGTCCCTGGTGGCAATAGCTCATAACTGTCCCTGGTGGCAATAGCTCATAACTGTCCCTGGTGACAATAGCTCATAACTGTCCCTGGTGACAATAGCTCATAACTGTCCCTGGTGGCAATAGCTCATAACTGTCCCTGGTGGCAATAGCTCATAACTGTCCCTGGTGGCAATAGCTCATAACTGTCCCTGGTGGCAATAGCTCATAACTGTCCCTGGTGGCAATAGCTCATAACTGTCCCTGGTGGCAATAGCTCATAACTGTCCCTGGTGACAATAGCTCATAACTGTCCCTGGTGACAATAGCTCATAACTGTCCCTGGTGGCAATAGCTCATAACTGTCCCTGGTGGCAATAGCTCATAACTGTCCCTGGTGGCAATAGCTCAAAACTGTCCCTTTCCAACGGGTTTGGGATTAGTTGTGCTTGTGTTGATGCTTTTCTCAATGTCCCCAGTGATCCCACCTGTAAGTGATGCTACCCCTACACCAGACTCATACCTATCatctgagagtccttcaggtgaGATTACACCTGTCTCCATAACACAATTCCATTACCTGATTTCCATCAGAACCTTGCATGGCAACAACAAAAAGGCCCTCTGGTTTCTCATTTCATTTCATGTCATTTCAGAGGGATATGAGACTGAAGCTGAAGCTGGTTCTGGGTTCAGTCCAGGTGTCAATTTAGAAGGTATattacatcagtacatcagtactttgtgacaactgctgatgtaaaaggggctttataaacttggttgatttgattgattgattgaacacAAATTACAAAACTGATGGAGTGTTTAAGAAAACCGTGTGTTAGAAACGATTATTGAGATGGTGAAAATAATTGCAGAAACATTGCAGACAAGCTGGTGTTACATCTATAGCAGCACGCTCAGTTTCCCACCATGATGGTTCCTCTTCCAGGGGAGGATCATCAATCCTCTGAAGCACCACTGGAGGACAGTCTGAGTCTCACCTTCGTCATGGTTCCTGTTGTGCTGGTGGTCGTGATAATCGCCATGGTAGTGGGAGTAGTCATAATCAACCGCAGATGGAATCGGAAAGGAAAGAGCAATTCTGGTAAGTCATGAGAACTGTGCTATAGCCGGAAATATGTCCACATGATGAAAGTGCCATGTCCCCATTCTCATACACCATGACAGATCTGCTTGTGACTAGATGTACTGTACAATTCAGTCGTCCATTTCATTGCATgggtactttacaccactatgACGTGAAAAACAACTCTGAGTTGGGGTATGTTTAGCTTTGTGCACACTTATTTAGAATAGTGTGTAGGCCTACAGTTGTGTACTCAACCACAATACAGTATACAATGTATGAGTGGATATTGTTAATGTACTTTGACATGACTTTATTAGACGGTGCACGATGTTGGCTATAATGATGGTTTCCTATTCCAGATCATGTAGAAGAGGATAAATATTTGCATGGTAGCGATGACACAGAAAAAGTTCCAATGTAAGTATgagttatacagtgcattcggaaagtattcagaccccttgactttttccacattttgttatattacagccttattctaaaatatacaattatttccctcatcaatctacaatcaataccacataatgacaaggtgcaaacaggtttttagacatttttgcaaagaacagaaataccttatttacataagtattcagaccctttgctatgagactcgaagtcgagctcaggtgcatcctgtttccattaatcatccttgagatgtttctacaactttattggagtccacctgtggtaaactcaattgattggacatgatttggaaaagcatcgaaggtccacaagaacacagcaGAAATAAATAATGTAAACTGTTCTAATGTGTAGTGAGTTTCACTTACTGCCTAATACACAAGGGTCCAAAACTGTAAacctaaaaaaaaacactaaatagattcttaaatggaagaggtttggatccaccaagactcttcctagagctggccgctcggccaaactgagcgatcATGGGAGAGGGGCCaatgtcagggaggtgaccaagaacccaatagtcactctgacagagctccatagttcatctgtggagatgggagaagttTCCAGAAGAACATCCAtatctgcagcgctccaccaaccagacctttatggtagagtggccagacagaagtcactcctcagtaaaaggcacatgatagcccatttggagtttgccaaacagTACCtataggactctcagaccataataaaaaggattctctggtctaatgaaaccaagattgaactctttggcctgaatgctaagtgtcatgtctggaggaaacctggcaccatccctacggtgaagcatggtggtggcagcatcatgctgtggggatgtttttcagcggcagggactggaagactagtcaggatcgagggaaagatgaacggaggaaagtacagagagatccttgataaaaacctgctgcagagtgctcaggacctcagactggggcgaaggttcaccttccaacaggacaatgaccctaagcgcacggacaatgaccctaagcgcacagccaagacaatgcaggagtggctttgggacaagtctgaatgtccttgagtggcccagccagagcccagacttaaacccgatcgaatatctctggagagacctaaaaatccccaaatacagttgtgccaagcttgtagcgtcatacccaaaaagactcaaggctgtaatcactgccaaaggtgtttcaacaaagtactgagtaaagggtctgaatacttatgtgaatgtgatattttttatacatttgcaaagatgtctaaaaaactgtttttgctttgtcgttatggggtattgtgtgcagattgatgaagggacaaaactatttaatccattttagaacaaggcggtaggataacaaaatgtgtaaaaagtcaaggggtctgaatgctttccgaatgcactgtatctaggcTACTGCTCTTAACTGTGCTCTCTATACATTTTAAGTTGCAGGCACTTAAATTCGTGTATGGCAGTAAATCTGTTTCTCTTGGTATGattttgacctcaccctttctCGCCTCTGTTTGTTATTTCCTGTATAGAAAGAAAGACGTTGAGGAGTTTgaaacaggcgtgtgtgtgtgtgctctgtgtgtgtgtgtctctctgtctctgtgggtgggtgtgtgtgtgtgtgtgtgtgtgtgtgtgtgtgtgtgtgtgtgtgtgtgtgtgtgtgtgtctgtgtgtgtgtgtgtgtgtgtgtgtgtgtgtgtgtgtctctctctgtgtgtgtgtgtgtgtgtgtgtgtgtgtgtgtgtgtgtgtgtgtgtgtgtgtgtgtgtgtgtgtgtgtgtgtgtgtgtgtctctgtgtggtgtgtgtgtgtgtgtgtgtgtgtgtgtgtgtgtgtgtgtgtgtgtgtgtgcgtgcgtgcacgtgtgcTCTTTTCCTCAACAAGttgtttcacacaaacacacacgcaccagTCTCTCATATCTGACATAAAATATATAGTCATGTGTGAATCGAAGTGTTTACACCTTAGCCTGAGAGCTTATGAAAGAGCATTTCAGCAGAAATATGGCAAAGCTCAAGTTCCTCCTGCTATGACATGACACCCTGTCCCTGGTAACCAGCCTCCACGTGAGAATGTACGGTATGACTAAGGTATCTTTAGTGTAAGAGAAAGACTAACATAAAGGAAATAACCGTCAAATACGATCTCCTGTCAAAACTTTACACTGCACatgaatgctctctctctctctctctctctctctctctctctctctctctctctctctctctctctctctctctctctctctctctctctctctctaagccaaTCATGTGTCCATGATGAGCATTGACAGAAAACTATAATCAATGACGAGAGCGCCCTCTTGTGAGAATCAGCAATACTACCACTCAAATGGCCTCGAGTAGAAAATCATGTcaaactctattggagggaagGACAGTGCTTATTCAAATACGAACAGTTTTGGGTGGAAATCAGTGAAAAACAGCTTATTCCTAAGGAGTTTAATTTGAGACCAGTACACCGTGTGAGAAACCCCTCAACTGTTTTGGATTGTCTTTATACCTCAACAGTGGATGTTTGTATTTTCCCCCCCTCTACACTCTCTTCATTTTAGTCCctttattttgtcatttttcaAATGTCAAAACAGTAATATGACGGGCTGACGATGTTGGCTGTTTTCCAGGCCCATGTTTGAGGATGATGTCCCCTCTGTGTTGGAGCTGGAGATGGAAGACCTGGAACAGTGGATGAATAAAGATGGTGAGTCATCTTAAAACCCACCAAAAGAAAATGTATAGCAGCCCACtaataattatctttgaaagtcaTGTCTAACTGGAACAATCTGAGCTGAGGCTGTATATCTTGTATGTTAGTTGGCAGTGGTCGTCCTTGTTCTCCGAGCATTAGACTACTCTTGGTTCACAATAAGAAGATCTGTCTCTTGTCAACTCTGTTGACTACTCACTCCTGTTTTGTAATTGAAATTTGGACATTTGTAATCACATGCCTTTCCCTGATAAATGCCGCTGTGAAAACAGGTTGGTTGAGTATACCTTTTCTCCAATA
This sequence is a window from Oncorhynchus tshawytscha isolate Ot180627B linkage group LG34, Otsh_v2.0, whole genome shotgun sequence. Protein-coding genes within it:
- the LOC112232033 gene encoding transmembrane protein 154 isoform X3 — its product is MSAAAPVHGNTRTRGRRGHREMTPSSIMLLLALTACLAGTVFCQGEEDTSTVEETQTESYAGFSGEDHQSSEAPLEDSLSLTFVMVPVVLVVVIIAMVVGVVIINRRWNRKGKSNSDHVEEDKYLHGSDDTEKVPMPMFEDDVPSVLELEMEDLEQWMNKDGGVLMDSGQGI
- the LOC112232033 gene encoding transmembrane protein 154 isoform X2 — protein: MSAAAPVHGNTRTRGRRGHREMTPSSIMLLLALTACLAGTVFCQGEEDTSTVEETQTESYAGFSVIPPVSDATPTPDSYLSSESPSEGYETEAEAGSGFSPGVNLEGEDHQSSEAPLEDSLSLTFVMVPVVLVVVIIAMVVGVVIINRRWNRKGKSNSDHVEEDKYLHGSDDTEKVPMPMFEDDVPSVLELEMEDLEQWMNKDG
- the LOC112232033 gene encoding transmembrane protein 154 isoform X1, with protein sequence MSAAAPVHGNTRTRGRRGHREMTPSSIMLLLALTACLAGTVFCQGEEDTSTVEETQTESYAGFSVIPPVSDATPTPDSYLSSESPSEGYETEAEAGSGFSPGVNLEGEDHQSSEAPLEDSLSLTFVMVPVVLVVVIIAMVVGVVIINRRWNRKGKSNSDHVEEDKYLHGSDDTEKVPMPMFEDDVPSVLELEMEDLEQWMNKDGGVLMDSGQGI